In Halichondria panicea chromosome 9, odHalPani1.1, whole genome shotgun sequence, a genomic segment contains:
- the LOC135341304 gene encoding fibropellin-1-like, producing MEVPMDIDTSLFVTITRTPDQCQDVTCFNGGICRAINTSGELNFTCDCRHPAYTGQFCETLFDPCALNRCLNNATCENIGTTNYTCNCTIDFTGENCEIEIDQCTLNQGVCNNGTCIDGFGIFSYDCIDGFIGDFCETDINKCESASPSCQNGVCIDDINSFTCDCYPGWSGYLCENDIDYCSFGPAPFGPCSDFGSSACIDGNITFSCTCLTGFTGYTCAVDINECDEAPCLSNATCNNLLNGAYTCDCTPDYTGLNCGIPLFPCNDVPCMNNGTCIDAGLGSGAFSCECATGFTGDACQTDLEFCTDSTCVNSGVCVEGVGTMTTCECVDGFSGQNCELDLPFCDQDSCRNGGACVEGIGIHISCNCAGTYRGIQCETEICLENSCSFNGNCSETNGEPIMCECSEGFSCLRCDIDLDYCQPKTCANKGTCIEGEGSRISCICSDGYSGNICDQDDRAFFACAGNSCENNGTCVEEFGPTFSCSCLAGFLGGRCETDLNFCEATSCFNNGICIEGFGLTTFCNCSFGFSGNHCDNDDNFCGTELSVNCTNNGSCIEGFGTETSCDCMDGFTGDVCEIDIDFCEPDSCFNGGTCIEEIGIQFSYSCADGYNGDRCQTDDNFCDKAPTYRCQNDGTCVEGIGYTTHCVCPDGFSGVDCRLTSGSGLNSIDVTQDLCNLVFGISCTKATIGGVVAIAIGAFFLILFLTTLMLLLVYCGANCVKRRELMMWQDHQW from the exons ATGGAGGTACCCATGGATATTGATACTTCTTTGTTTGTTACAATCACTAGGACGCCAG ATCAATGTCAAGATGTCACCTGCTTCAATGGAGGAATTTGCAGAGCAATAAACACAAGTGGAGAACTCAATTTCACATGTGACTGTCGTCATCCAGCATACACAGGTCAATTTTGTGAGACATTATTCGACCCATGTGCTCTAAACCGTTGCCTTAACAATGCCACCTGTGAGAACATTGGCACTACAAACTACACGTGCAACTGCACAATTGACTTCACTGGTGAGAATTGTGAGATTGAAATAGATCAGTGTACCTTAAACCAAGGAGTCTGTAACAATGGCACGTGTATCGATGGATTTGGTATTTTCTCTTACGATTGTATCGATGGATTCATTGGTGACTTTTGTGAAACTGATATTAATAAATGTGAGAGTGCTAGTCCCAGTTGTCAAAATGGAGTGTGTATAGATGACATCAACAGCTTCACATGTGATTGTTACCCAGGCTGGTCTGGTTACCTTTGCGAGAACGATATAGATTATTGCTCATTTGGTCCTGCTCCATTTGGTCCCTGCAGTGACTTTGGTAGCAGTGCGTGTATCGATGGAAACATAACATTTTCCTGTACTTGTTTGACAGGTTTCACAGGATATACGTGTGCTGTTGATATCAATGAATGTGATGAGGCCCCTTGCTTAAGTAATGCAACCTGTAACAACCTACTTAATGGAGCCTACACTTGTGATTGTACTCCAGACTACACAGGTCTTAACTGTGGTATACCTTTGTTCCCATGTAACGATGTACCTTGCATGAATAATGGTACTTGTATCGATGCTGGCCTTGGAAGTGGAGCTTTCTCTTGTGAATGTGCTACTGGTTTCACAGGAGATGCTTGTCAGACTGACCTCGAGTTTTGTACTGATTCAACTTGTGTGAACagtggtgtttgtgtagaaggtGTGGGAACAATGAcaacttgtgaatgtgttgACGGATTTTCCGGACAAAATTGTGAGCTAGATCTCCCATTTTGTGACCAGGACTCTTGTCGCAATGGTGGAGCATGTGTTGAAGGTATTGGTATCCATATTTCCTGTAACTGTGCTGGCACCTATCGTGGAATTCAGTGTGAAACAGAAATTTGTCTTGAGAATAGCTGCAGCTTTAATGGAAACTGTTCTGAAACCAATGGTGAGCCTATTATGTGTGAGTGTAGTGAGGGCTTCAGTTGTCTGAGATGTGACATTGACCTTGATTACTGTCAGCCAAAGACTTGTGCAAATAAAGGCACTTGTATCGAGGGAGAAGGATCAAGAATCAGTTGCATTTGTTCGGACGGTTATTCTGGGAACATTTGCGATCAGGACGACAGAGCTTTCTTTGCCTGTGCTGGTAATAGTTGTGAGAACAATGGAACCTGTGTAGAGGAATTCGGCCCAACGTTTAGCTGTTCTTGCCTTGCTGGTTTTTTGGGTGGCCGTTGTGAAACTGATTTAAATTTTTGCGAAGCTACCTCCTGCTTTAATAATGGGATATGCATCGAAGGATTTGGACTAACAACCTTTTGTAACTGCTCCTTCGGTTTTAGTGGAAATCATTGTGATAATGATGACAACTTTTGTGGTACAGAATTGAGTGTTAACTGTACGAACAATGGAAGCTGTATTGAGGGCTTTGGAACTGAGACTAGCTGCGACTGCATGGATGGATTCACTGGTGATGTTTGTGAGATTGATATTGATTTCTGTGAGCCAGATTCCTGCTTTAATGGTGGTACATGCATTGAAGAAATTGGCATCCAATTTTCTTACTCATGTGCTGATGGTTACAATGGGGATCGGTGCCAAACGGACGATAATTTTTGTGATAAAGCACCCACTTATCGATGCCAAAATGATGGCACTTGTGTCGAAGGAATTGGTTATACAACACATTGCGTATGTCCAGATGGTTTCAGTGGTGTTGACTGCAGACTAACCAGTGGTTCAGGACTAAATTCTATTGATGTTACTCAAGATTTGTGCAATTTGGTTTTTGGAATATCATGTACCAAAGCTACGATTGGTGGTgtggttgctatagctattggtgcTTTTTTTCTAATATTGTTTCTGACAACATTAATGCTACTATTAGTATATTGTGGTGCAAACTGCGTCAAAAGAAGAGAACTTATGATGTGGCAGGATCACCAGTGGTAG
- the LOC135341308 gene encoding gamma-aminobutyric acid type B receptor subunit 2-like codes for MMNNQVIKQIAVLTAFIVILHNGYKVQCADERKKDLHFSFITALTGGSTSSGGIPIIDFALEQINNDSRLLPDYNLKYTQVLDSKCKSISALESFLQHFDSETEPTYITSMCCGCSSATIPVAEISHHWNVPHISFASSSPTLNNRERFKTFFRTLPCYVYVPPTIATILQHFNWKQLGIITQDESPFNSAANGIEIIFREQGWKLGKGAMITPSMEKIDYKQLLDWEEDYRIIMINTFEVHAYHILCEAYRKYGQRLLDQEIVLIMHGRYMTEWWDTAYKHVNSSCTREQVMMALNKTYAITPESYALMENSSAVSYSGMTPAEFLTKYQNLMKEERYSNYTSLNFFGNAYDAMWVVAYGLDLVDRWAQNGTIISDCDDNKYPGELVRLYNFNHTNRRMGCYMEKAFHEVKITGITGPIRFKPDGARPENVMRLKQHRVMQHGDGYKVTRPAVARVTNEDNYAFGIVQYVSNGSVVFSLNESYNSIWPDGVVPYDGSPQDVIDHTHLAITIIYSLLGIIGLAFVVVALIFNTLFRKKRVVKLGSPNLNFLLIAGATLLYLALFFYGTSAQERSQQLEETILCNFRFWLFSVGNTLCFAVILAKQWRIYYIFSNPTPNKMVIKDWMLVIIVAVIVGLEMIVMTVGTAIPGSRITANATLVNDDRQHNGRNERVFIFVCASTAATVWIAISFGYKALLQLGAIFMAFTTRKVKVKGLNDTKELYTIIYINTVIITMLIVTEFALRSHRDVYVTLYGLAIFAGATLFLGLTFIPKAILLYKDPDGSNVFTEHDSQPNTSHFTVTHNTSQDLLEPVTVQDIQAKIAQLQKQLAHFEQGDDVMKRNGDSIATP; via the exons ATGATGAATAATCAAGTCATTAaacagattgcagtattaacTGCTTTTATAGTTATTCTGCACAATGGCTATAAAGTTCAATGTGCAGATGAAAGAAAAAAAGACCTGCACTTTTCTTTCATCACTGCACTAACTGGAGGCTCCACTTCTTCTGGCGGTATCCCAATTATCGACTTTGCTCTAGAACAGATCAACAATGACTCTAGGTTGCTCCCAGATTACAACCTCAAGTACACACAAGTTCTGGATTCAAAG TGTAAAAGCATTTCTGCACTGGAAAGTTTCTTGCAACACTTTGACAGTGAGACCGAGCCCACCTACATCACGTCAATGTGCTGTGGGTGCTCCTCTGCCACCATTCCTGTGGCTGAGATCAGCCATCACTGGAATGTGCCTCAT ATCTCTTTTGCATCAAGTTCTCCCACTTTAAATAATCGAGAGAGATTCAAAACATTCTTTCGGACTCTGCCCTGCTATGTTTACGTACCACCTACCATTGCAACAATATTACAACACTTCAACTGGAAGCAATTAGGCATCATCACTCAAGACGAAAGCCCATTCAACTCT GCTGCCAATGGAATAGAGATAATATTTCGAGAACAAGGATGGAAGCTTGGAAAAGGTGCAATGATAACTCCTTCTATGGAGAAAATTGATTACAAACAACTTCTAGATTGG GAAGAAGACTACCGAATCATCATGATCAATACCTTTGAAGTTCATGCTTACCATATCCTTTGTGAG GCCTATCGAAAGTATGGTCAGAGACTGCTGGACCAGGAGATAGTGCTCATAATGCACGGTCGATACATGACTGAGTGGTGGGATACAGCCTACAAACACGTCAACAGCTCTTGCACCAGAGAACAAGTTATGATGGCTCTAAACAAAACGTATGCAATAACCCCTGAGTCGTACGCTTTAATGGAAAACTCTTCAGCAGTTTCATACTCAGGAATG ACACCTGCAGAATTCTTAACCAAATATCAAAATCTGATGAAGGAGGAACGCTATTCAAATTATACATCACTCAATTTCTTTGGGAATGCTTATGATGCAATGTGGGTAGTTGCTTACGGACTGGACTTAGTGGACAGATGGGCGCAAAATGGTACCATCATCAGCGATTGTGACGACAACAAATACCCTGGGGAACTTGTTCGTTTGTATAACTTCAACCACACAAACAGAAGGATGGGCTGCTACATGGAAAAAGCATTCCATGAAGTTAAAATAACTGGAATAACG GGACCCATTAGATTCAAGCCAGATGGTGCTAGACCTGAGAATGTAATGAGACTTAAGCAACATAGAGTCATGCAACATGGAG ATGGTTACAAGGTTACAAGACCGGCTGTTGCTAGGGTGACCAACGAGGACAACTATGCATTTGGAATTGTTCAATATGTTAGCAATGGCTCTGTTGTATTCAGTCTCAACGAAAGCTACAACAGCATATGGCCAG ATGGAGTTGTACCATACGATGGTAGCCCACAGGATGTCATAGACCACACTCACTTAGCGATAACGATCATATACTCCCTACTGGGAATTATCGGCCTAGCATTCGTTGTAGTGGCACTCATTTTTAACACACTCTTTAGAAAGAAACG TGTTGTCAAACTTGGAAGTCCAAACTTGAACTTCCTGCTAATTGCCGGGGCAACATTGCTCTACCTAGCTTTATTTTTCTATGGTACATCAGCACAAGAGCGCTCACAACAACTGGAAGAGACCATACTGTGCAAT TTTCGATTTTGGCTGTTCTCTGTTGGCAACACTCTCTGCTTTGCCGTCATTCTGGCCAAACAATGGAGGATTTACTACATCTTCAGCAACCCAACTCCTAATAAAATG GTGATCAAAGACTGGATGCTGGTGATTATTGTGGCTGTTATTGTTGGCTTAGAGATGATTGTCATGACAGTGGGAACGGCCATTCCAGGGTCAAGAATCACAGCAAATGCCACTCTTGTCAATGATGATCGTCAACAT aatGGAAGGAACGAAAGAGTGTTCATTTTTGTGTGTGCCAGCACAGCAGCTACAGTCTGGATTGCAATTTCTTTTGGTTACAAAGCTCTGCTACAACTTGGAGCTATTTTCATGGCCTTCACGACACGGAAAGTGAAAGTTAAGGGGTTGAATGATACGAAGGAACTGTACACTATTATTTACATCAACACGGTGATTATCACAATGCTGATAGTGACAGAGTTTGCTCTCAGGAGCCATCGTGATGTGTACGTCACCCTGTATGGGCTGGCCATCTTCGCTGGAGCAACTCTCTTCCTGGGTCTAACCTTCATTCCAAAG gcaatacTGCTGTACAAAGATCCTGACGGCAGTAATGTCTTCACTGAGCATGATTCACAACCAAATACCAGCCACTTCACAGTAACTCACAACACCTCGCAAGACTTACTGGAACCAGTAACCGTTCAAGACATCCAAGCAAAGATTGCCCAGTTACAAAAACAGCTTGCTCATTTTGAACAG GGAGATGACGTGATGAAGAGGAATGGGGACAGTATTGCTACACCATGA